Part of the Desulfurobacterium pacificum genome, AGTTGGTTTCCTATCTGTGATATTTACCTATTACGGCGTTAACCTTATTATTCCTGGTCTTCACAGCTACGCTCAGTAATATTTGTTGTTGCCCCCTTCTTGGGGGTATAATTTTTCAGGGTGATTATGATTTGCAAAAGATTGCTCAAGAAAGGTTCTTTTTCCCGTTATCTTCTGTTTTCTGTGTGTGACCTGTTTGAAAGCGATTATCAATTCTTTGCAGCTTCTATAGCTTACTATACGTTAATGTCAGTTATTCCCCTCTTTATATTTCTCTTCTTCTTGGGTATGATGGTCTTTCACGTTGACTTTAAGAGTTTTATTCCGCCGGAGATTATAAATTCACCCTTAAAACCCATATTTTTACAGATAGAAGATGTTATCAACGATTCCGGAATTATAAGTGGAACTGCTGCTTTGATAATGTTGTGGTTTTCGCGGGGGATTTTTCTTTCAATAGAGAAAAGTTTTTGTGAAATACTGGATAAGACAAATCCGGCTGGTTTTTTTTACAAGCATATCGTTACAATTCTTGTGATATTTTTCTTATGGATACTGATGCTTGTTTTTTACGTGGTTAAATACCTCATAGCTGTTCTTATGCCCAAACTGCCCATTCTTTCTCTCTTTACTTCTATTGCTGTTCCTATCCTTGTTTTTGTCTTCATTTTCTCCATTTATTACTTTCTACTTCCAGTTAAAGTATCGGGTAGATTTGTGATGAAAGTAACTTTAATCGTATTTATCTTGCTTGCAGTATTTGAAAAAGTATTTATCTGGTTCATTTTTAATCTGTCTAAGGTAAGTATTTTGTACGGTTCTTTTGCAGCGATAGTTGTTTTTCTTTTATGGATATATTACTCTGCTACTGTGTTACTTTTGGGCGTGGGGATAATTAAAGCTAAAATGTTAGCTGAGGAGATGTAGGATGGAAATTGTGGATAAGATATCCGAATTGAGAGAAAAAATTTCAGTTTTTAAAGATAAAGGTAAATCGGTAGGTTTTGTTCCTACTATGGGTTATCTGCACGAAGGACATTTAAGTCTTGTAAGAAAAGCTAAGGAGGAGAATGACGTTGTCGTTGTGAGCATATTTGTTAACCCAACTCAATTTGCACCTGGAGAGGATTTTGAAAGATATCCCAGAGATGTAGAAAGAGATAGGACTTTACTTGAAAAAGAAGGGGTGGATGTTCTGTTTATTCCCAGCGTAGAGGAGATGTACCCGGGGGGATTTTCCACCTACGTAGAAGTTTTAAATCTTACTGAAGGTCTCTGTGGAGCTAAAAGACCGGGCCACTTTAGAGGAGTAACTACTGTAGTTGCTAAGCTGCTTAACATCGTTATGCCTGATAAAGCGTATTTTGGTAAAAAGGATTATCAGCAATTAAAAGTTATTGAGAGAATGGTAAAAGATTTGAATTTTCCGGTAAAGATAGTTGGTTGTCCTATAGTAAGGGAACCCGATGGACTTGCGATGAGTTCCCGGAACGTTTATCTCTCCTTGGAAGAAAGAAAAGCTGCTACAATTCTTTACAGGAGTTTGTTGTTAGCGAAAGAGTATTATGAAAAGGGGGGAAGGGATGCTGAAGAATTAAAGGAAAAGATAGTGTCTTTTATCAGCGCTGAACCTTTGGTGAAGAAGATAGATTATGTGGAAATAGTTGATGGAGAAACTCTTAACCCTGTTGAAAAATTGTATCCCGGTGTATTAGTAGCGTTAGCGGTTTTTGTGGGTAACGCACGATTGATAGATAACTGGGTTGTAGGTGAAGAACTTTAGGAGGTGAAGAATGATTTATGAAATTAATCTAAAAACGTCTGCCAGAACGCAGTTTGTTGATATTACCAGGCAAGTTGAAGCTATTGTTGCGCAAGCAGATGTTGAAGAAGGTATATGTGTAGTATACGTTCCTCACACTACTGCAGCGGTTACTATTAACGAAAATGCTGACCCGACTGTTCGCAAAGATATAGCAAAAGTTCTTGATAAACTTATTCCTTGGGTAGAACCGTTTTATGAACATGCGGAAGGAAACTCAGCTGCTCATGTAAAATCTTCAGTTGTTGGATGTTCTCAGACTGTAATAATTAGGAATGGAAGGCTTTTATTAGGGACGT contains:
- a CDS encoding secondary thiamine-phosphate synthase enzyme YjbQ encodes the protein MIYEINLKTSARTQFVDITRQVEAIVAQADVEEGICVVYVPHTTAAVTINENADPTVRKDIAKVLDKLIPWVEPFYEHAEGNSAAHVKSSVVGCSQTVIIRNGRLLLGTWQGIYFCEFDGPRNRKVYVKIVKG
- a CDS encoding YihY/virulence factor BrkB family protein: MICKRLLKKGSFSRYLLFSVCDLFESDYQFFAASIAYYTLMSVIPLFIFLFFLGMMVFHVDFKSFIPPEIINSPLKPIFLQIEDVINDSGIISGTAALIMLWFSRGIFLSIEKSFCEILDKTNPAGFFYKHIVTILVIFFLWILMLVFYVVKYLIAVLMPKLPILSLFTSIAVPILVFVFIFSIYYFLLPVKVSGRFVMKVTLIVFILLAVFEKVFIWFIFNLSKVSILYGSFAAIVVFLLWIYYSATVLLLGVGIIKAKMLAEEM
- the panC gene encoding pantoate--beta-alanine ligase; the protein is MEIVDKISELREKISVFKDKGKSVGFVPTMGYLHEGHLSLVRKAKEENDVVVVSIFVNPTQFAPGEDFERYPRDVERDRTLLEKEGVDVLFIPSVEEMYPGGFSTYVEVLNLTEGLCGAKRPGHFRGVTTVVAKLLNIVMPDKAYFGKKDYQQLKVIERMVKDLNFPVKIVGCPIVREPDGLAMSSRNVYLSLEERKAATILYRSLLLAKEYYEKGGRDAEELKEKIVSFISAEPLVKKIDYVEIVDGETLNPVEKLYPGVLVALAVFVGNARLIDNWVVGEEL